Proteins encoded by one window of Panicum virgatum strain AP13 chromosome 7N, P.virgatum_v5, whole genome shotgun sequence:
- the LOC120683573 gene encoding uncharacterized protein LOC120683573 → MWALGSPGRLPTMEERDEEDADPFSHRARGAMASCWGRFGVAALWRRLRQHLSLARRRRRLGRSSTLGAGGLNYDPLSYAQNFDDGCLEEREPDFSARFAPARHSPRPTVGADRDVAAA, encoded by the coding sequence ATGTGGGCGCTTGGCTCGCCGGGGAGGCTGCCGACGATGGAGGagcgcgacgaggaggacgcggACCCGTTCAGCCACCGGGCGCGCGGCGCGATGGCCTCCTGCTGGGGCCGCTTCGGCGTCGCCGCGCTGTGGCGCAGGCTGCGGCAGCACCTCAGCCTggcgcggcgcaggcggcggctcGGCCGCTCCTCCaccctcggcgccggcggcctcaaCTACGACCCGCTCAGCTACGCGCAGAACTTCGACGACGGCTGCCTCGAGGAGCGGGAGCCGGACTTCAGCGCCAGGTTCGCGCCCGCGCGGCACTCGCCGAGGCCGACCGTGGGCGCGGATCGGGACGTCGCCGCCGCTTGA